In Rhodamnia argentea isolate NSW1041297 chromosome 5, ASM2092103v1, whole genome shotgun sequence, the DNA window tttgagTGGTGCTGATAGTGATGCGATTCATGTTGATTGAGATGAACATCAGAAGCATTACCTTAGGCCATTTCAGCATCAATATGAACGCAGGAGTCCTAATAATGCCTCCTTTTTCATCGAGCAGCAGCGGAGAATCAATGAAAAGCATTCGTTTCCACTTTTTGTTtacttctttcttgtttttgtgcTAGTGTCCATTCTCTGACTACTTTGCAGGGAAAGTTTCTCTCAAATTCGGCTAGTCTTTGAGGGTTTGCACGCCGACACGACCAGTAGATCTAGAATTTTTATGCAACGTGGCTTTTGAACTTTTTGCACATGTTCAGTTTTCCTGaactatattaaaatttttaatgttatcCTTTTATTGGTTCAATTTCAGGAACATCATTGATCATTTTCATATAGCTCTAGCTCAAAGAAGCATGTACCAAAAGTGTAAGGGTtgcatttaataatttaaaagttcaggaTAACTTTGCACaatgaaaattaacttattCTTGTCATGGCACTATCCTGTCGGGAAAAAAACAGTGATTGACAAGGGTAGGTATCAGCCCCGCTACAAGGGTCAGGAGATTGTCCGAATCATTATTTGCATCAATTATCCATtttgaaacaaatgaagagagaggaggCACACGGATTCggtgaaggaagagagagaatgatagCCAAGACGACACGTCGCTCCTCgtattatttaataaataggCTCGTCTCATGGTGACGTGGAGCGGGAACctatgcaatattttctcgaagGGGGCCCAGCTTGTACACGTGTCAATTTATGAATGGACTCAGGCACTGAGGCACCCAGTACTGTCTTTCTCCGTCGCCCGTTTCTCCACTCCCACTTCAGTGACACACTGCCATTTCCTTCCTCGAGAGCAAAGGCTCCGCGCTCATGGAGTTGAAGTTGGAACCCCcaaaccttcttcttcttcttcttcttctgtaagGAGTCAAGGACATTGCCGTCTATGGCTTGCAGTCGTCGTCGCCGCCGGAGAGAAGATGGAGCTGCCGAGCGGGAGGTGGCGACCAGTCCTCGTCTTGGGAGACGGAgcttcttcaagatcatactctCCGACGCGCTTGAATCTGGAAAGCTTGTGAGTTGATCAGATCTTCGCAGTCTGTTTCATAAGATTGAGCATCAGTGCTTAAGAGTTTCTCGCGCTCTGTGCTGCCTAACCCATCAACCTGGAAAACTTGTTTGTGTGTTGGGTTTCGAATGAACTTTTCACTTCCACCTAAAGgccaagaaagaaaggaaaaattacaggGTATTGTCTTAGATGGCCTGTAGATGGAacaaaatttctcctttttcataCTTTAATAATATGAACATCTTCATCGTATGCGTGACTGTTTGTCCTGAATCAATGTGATGGTCTGCGTcatgtttgtttatatgtttCATGATCTGGGTCGAAATGGCTTTCAGGATAGAGTGTACTTTGCATGGTTCAGGTTTCCACAACATCCTCTGAGCATCACTATTCTGGAAAGAAGGGTAATTTCAAGGATACACAGATTTAACTGACAACAATTGATATGACAAAGTAATGGGCTGTTCTATGGTGCCTTGCTTCTTTGGGCAGCAAAATTGTCGTGCACTTTCTCAGTCTTTGGACAAAAAGAAGATCCATGTCAACTGTTGGATAATATGGGATCAAGATAAAAGTTATGTCAACAGTTGGATTTGGCACAGCAAATTCGCTGATTGTAGTGTggataaaattttggattctgGAGGTTTACTTTTGTCAAATGAAGCAACTATACCTCAAATTTGATCCACAATTATTCTGAAGGGCACTTGTGGAAACTGATCTTTCATCGATGATGCAGAATTTAAAATTTCTTagctttcttccttttttctgcaCTTTCGTTTGACTCTTATGAGTTGGTATCATGGACCTGTAACTTTCAAATTGTTCCAAAATAGGGAATTCCAAAGAGTTTCTTGAGAAGATGTGGAAATGATCTCTCAAACTCGGTGCTTCTCAAGGTTCCAGGCGGTTCAACCTGGACTATAGGGCTAGAAAAGTGTAACAATGACATGGTTTTGTTGTGGAAAGGGTGGCAGGAATTCATGGAGCATTACTCCATTGGTCATGGTCACCTCCTAGTTTTCAAATATAGAGGGAACTCCACTTTTCACGTAATAATATTCAATAAGAGTGCTTCAGAGATAAATTATTCCTCAAGCAGTGGCAAAACATCATACCGTGGGAGCGAACTTCCCTCACCTGAAACAGAAGATGTTGTAGAAACAGAAGATCTGGAGGATGTCACACCCCATCAAATAATGAGGAATGAGCCACCTTTACCTTATTCTCAGCTTAGTCCGAGCAACTCACCACAAGGGTCCGAAGGTGCGACTCTTCATTTTAGAAGTCACGTTTCTTCTTACATCACTCTCTTTTATTAgttctttttaaaaatacttgaaaacttTTATGATCCAATGCCGCCAAAATGATATGGCAGCATTAGATGAAAAAAAGTCCTCTGCTATGAAACGGAGTAGCTTTGCTATTTCTATTTGTAGATGGGAAGTAGGTCGATTGAATTGATCCCTACCCTTACCTGTTTTGGAACTAAATGGAACCTGGTCTCCTTGGTATGTAGTTCCTATTGATACTGACCCCGAACAACCACATCTGTCTCAAGCTCAAGCTGACCTGACAGATAGAATTAAACAGCCTACATGCAGAGCGAGCAGTTCTGAGCTGGGCTTTCATGGTCCTACACTTCCAAGACCTCTCACTACTCCTGAATTTGCCTGCAAAGTTGATTCCGAACATCCCTTTTTCAAAAAGGTGATCCGGCGATGTTATATGGATAAACTGGTATGTCTTGAGCTCATCACCGGCATAGTTCAAATATGATTGCTAGTACCTACAATGCCATGATCACATTAGCTGTTGATGTCCacttgtttgagatttttttagttATAATCCAATGGATTACTACAACAATACTCATTCCTGGGATTTCTCATTCCACTTAAACAATTTCATGTCTTGGTTGTTCAAACACGTACATGTGCAGTATATTCCAGGTGGATTCATCAAGCAGCATATTCAGGAAAAGCATAGAGCAACTCTTAGGTATGCCAACAGATCATGGTCAGTGAGGCTCATCAGGTGCAACAGACATGTCAGAGGGGCTCTGTTTCTGTCCTTTTCTGCTGGTTGGAGtgcatttgcaagagacacTCATCTGGGCATAGGAAATGTCTGCGTGTTCAAGCTAATTGATAGGAATGATATTGTGTTCGAAGTCTCCATTTTGAGTGGTGAGGACTTGATTTACATTATTGAAAAAGGAGTACTGGAAGTGTAACTTTAGGCTGGTTATAGCATGACTTGCAATCTGGGTTTACAATTTTGCCTCCCTTATTTGGTTGTGCTGCATCACCGACAAGTGCACTTTCTTTTCTATGTTATTGTAAAATACACACATGATGTTTTTAGACTTTTGTGTGTCGATTGGTATGGTAATGATCTAGGCAGGATTCTAGTTGATTTGTCCCTTTCAATGTGAAGAGAGCACTTTCATGTTAATCATAATTTCCAATCTATGCATAGATTGTATGATACTAGGTCAATTGAAGAAATGCTCACACtaaagtccaatttttttttttttcattcttagtTCAGTGCAGGAACAAACTGTCTAAACGAAGATTGAATCATTATGAGCTGTCTTTTCGTGGTCCTACACCTCCAAAGCCCCTCAATACTCCTGAATTAGCCAGTGAATTTGAGTCGGAGCATCCCTTCTTTAAAGTGGTGATACAGCAATGGCATGAGAGTAAAGTGGTAAGAAAGATTCAAGCCTAATCCACCACTGGCATATCTCAAGCTCAATCATGATTGCTATAAGTCATGCCTCAATATTGTGTTTTCCCAAGTTGATTTGGTTTGTGTCAGAAACTTAACAACATACTATATTTCTCAAAATGTCCATGGGGAtgatggagtaacgtggaacCATAAAAGGACGGATGAGTAAAGACATTAATTGGGTCGGGACTGTCCTTTACTTGGATGAGCAACAAGCTGCTCTATTCATTATCCAAGTCGAAGGATGGACAGTCACTTGAGTAAACTAACTGAAAATAGCTATTAATGGACAGTCACTTCTTAAATGATGCTTTAGATTGCAGGTTAAGATCAATGACTTTCATAAGCCCCTTAAGGCTGTTGATTAAGACTCTTGAACAAGCAATCATTGGCAAGAACCTACATCATGTGCCTTTTTTCACGCGAGTGTATGCTTTTGTGACGTCCTTTTAACGTACAGTGGTTCGTTCACACGTGTACGAATGTGCAGAACGTACCTGGTCACTTTGCCAAGCAACATATTCAAGAAAACAAGGAAATGGTGACTCTTAGGTTTTCAGACAGATCATGGCCAGTGAGGCTGCTAAGCTATTGGGAGGAAACCCGGATGTCCTTCTCTACTGGTTGGCGTGCATTTGCAAGAGAAACTCACTTGTGTGTGGGAAATATCTGtgtgtttgagctcattgatagggatgatgCTGTATTCCAAGTCTCTGTTTTCAGCAGTGCCGGTAAGGATCCGTTTCACATCGATTGAGGTGAACATCGAAGTGTTACTTTAGCCATTCACTGCGAAGATATGGATTGAGCATTCCCAATTATGCATCTTTTATTCAGCAGTTGCAAATCAACTAAAAGTAGACTTCTTTAtgtttctgttttcttcttttctgcaCTAGTCTCAATTCGATTTCCAATCTATGCTGGATCTTTTTATAGCGAGTCAATTAAAGAGACATTCACACCAATGTCTATTAAAGTTCTTATTGTTTTACTACAGGTGGGACTAAAAAATCTACATGCAGAGCGAGCCATTCTGGGCTGGATTTTGATGGTCCTACACTATCAAAGCCTCTAAAGTCTCCCGATTTAGCTAGCAATATTAATTCGGAACATCCCTTTTTCATACTGGTGACCCCGCAAAGTTGTATCCATGGCCTGGTAAGATCTAAAGCTTAATCATCACTCACATATCTCATGTTCATTTTAACAGTTTTCCTGTATTGGCTGTCCAAAAAATGTACATGTGCAGGGTGTTCCGGTTGGATTTGCGAAGCAACATCTTCAGGAACACAAACAAATGGCGACTCTTCAGTATTTGGACAGATCGTGGCCAGTGAAGATCCTTAGGAGCCTTGGACAGGCCACTGGTACTACTACTCTGTCCTTCTCCGCTGGTTGGCGTGCATTTGCAAGAGAAACTCATCTGCGTGCAGGGAATATCTGCTTGTTTGAGCTCATCAATAGTGATGATACTGTGTTTAAAGTCTCCATTTTGGGCGGTGCTGGTAACGACCCGGTGCACATTGATCGAGATGAACATCAGAAGTATTACCTTAGGCCATTGCAGCATCGGAATGATTTCCGGGGTTCCTCATAATGCCTCCTTTTCTTAAGCTGCGGCTAATCAATGAAAAGCACTCCtttctgcttttgttttcttcgtTCTTCCTTTTTGTGCTAGTTTCAGTTCTCTGTGTACCTTGCCCGGGAAGAACCCCTTAAATTCGGTAAACCTTTATGGTTTTGCACAGCTCTCAACCCGACCAGTAGATCTACAAAAGAGTAAAGATTTCATGCTCTGATGTGTGCTCATGGAGTATTTCGCTTTTCATATATTTTGTCCTCCAATAGTATGgcgtatctttttttttaaataatattttatatgcTGCATGTGCCTAATTTAATGACGTTCTCCATGACTAATTATTAAATATCATCTCCCCCAAGTATATAATTCATATACAGCATGTGCCAAATTGGGCAGTTAAATGTACATCAGGAAAGGACAAATGAAACAAATGGTCATTAAACTatgactcaatgtgcaatgtgatcctaaactttaattttatttgttcaatatggtcattAGTGTAATGTTGTacttggatttttaatttgatcgatgTTGTACCTTAACTCTTTTGCGGGCTCCATAGCAAGAAATGATATATTTTGTTAAAGATAGTCCTTCGCGTAAATTGCTTTGAATGGGTAAATCAATCATTTGTCCTTGAAAATCTAACATTAATCGTCTCATACCTACTAATT includes these proteins:
- the LOC115757429 gene encoding LOW QUALITY PROTEIN: putative B3 domain-containing protein Os03g0621600 (The sequence of the model RefSeq protein was modified relative to this genomic sequence to represent the inferred CDS: inserted 1 base in 1 codon), with product MACSRRRRRREDGAAEREVATSPRLGRRSFFKIILSDALESGKLGIPKSFLRRCGNDLSNSVLLKVPGGSTWTIGLEKCNNDMVLLWKGWQEFMEHYSIGHGHLLVFKYRGNSTFHVIIFNKSASEINYSSSSGKTSYRGSELPSPETEDVVETEDLEDVTPHQIMRNEPPLPYSQLSPSNSPQGSEVPIDTDPEQPHLSQAQADLTDRIKQPTCRASSSELGFHGPTLPRPLTTPEFACKVDSEHPFFKKVIRRCYMDKLYIPGGFIKQHIQEKHRATLRYANRSWSVRLIRCNRHVRGALFLSFSAGWSAFARDTHLGIGNVCVFKLIDRNDIVFEVSILSVQCRNKLSKRRLNHYELSFRGPTPPKPLNTPELASEFESEHPFFKVVIQQWHESKVNVPGHFAKQHIQENKEMVTLRFSDRSWPVRLLSYWEETRMSFSTGWRAFARETHLCVGNICVFELIDRDDAVFQVSVFSSAACVDTDPEEPDLPRAQADSTERIQQSICRVSPSELVFHGPTLPKPLTPAELACKFDSEQPFFKTVIPRSYMSCLSIPGGFIEQHIQENKGMATLRFSGKSWPVKLLSYTETRTRKNLLSYTQTRKTERILSYTHETRVFFSSGWAAFARETHMRVGNICAFELIDRDDVVFRVSIFSTAGKDPIQSGCSEPDFHGPTLPRSLTSLELASNFDTEHPFSNXVMPRSYTSYLRIPVGFADHRIQDNKQIAALRYSDRLWPVKLTRRSPARAGGTLYLSFTAGWRAFARETLLRAGDVCMLELIDRDDTVFEVSILSEADNDPIQVD